The Rhizobium viscosum genomic sequence CGGCGAGAATCGCGGCCAGCGTTCCGTTCCGATCGAAGCCATTTGCTGTGCGACCAAGAACCGGCGCGAGGTCGAAACGGAAGCCGTCGACGCCGGCACTACGGACGAAATGGCGCAGGCTGTCGATAATGAGCCGCTGGACGTAAGGATGGTCGCAGGCAACCGTATTGCCCGTGCCAGTATCGTTGACGAGCACGGATGGCCGGTCCACTACGTGGCGGTAGTAGCTGAGATTGTCGATACCGCGCAGCGACAGCGTCGTGCCATAGCGGTCGCTTTCGCCCGTATGGTTGAAAACGAGGTCGAGGATGACGGCGATGCCTTCCTCATGCAGCTTCGCCACTGTTTCGTTGAGCTCGGCGATGCCCCCGGGCACGATACGCGGATCGAGTGCCATGAAGGCAACGGGATTGTAACCCCAGCCATTCGTCAGGCCGAGCGGCGGCAGATGCCGCTCGTCGATCCAGGCGGTGATGGGCATCAACTCGACGGCATCGACGCCGATGCGCTTCAGGTGAGCGACGACGGAGGGATGGGCAAGGGCGGCGACCGTGCCGCGCTGAGCTTCCGGCACATCCGGATGCAGGATGGTGAAGGGCTTGACGGCGACCTCGTAAATAAAGCCGCCCGGTTTGAAGAGCGGCTTTCGGATTTTGACAGGCGCGTCTTTGGTGACGACCGACTTCGGCATCAGGTGCTGCGTATCCTCACCGAAGATGCCAAGGCGCAGATCGTAACGGAATGGTCCGTCGACCGCTTTGGCATAGGGATCGATCAGCAGTTTCGAGGGATCGAACCAGAGGCCGTTGTCCGGGGCATAGATACCATCCGCGCGGTAGCCGTAACGGGCGCCTTCCTTCACTCCATCGACGAAGAGACGGAAGACATGATCGCTGTCGCGGGCCATGGGGAGCCTCGCATATTCCTTGCCGTCATCGTCGAAGAGGCAGAGATCAATCTGCGCTGCATGATGCGACCAGACAGAAAATTCAACGCCTGTTTCAAAAACGATGGCGCCGCCCTGTGCGGAACTGTTGCCCCCCATATGCCCCCCGGATCAGGTGATCACGGTCGGCTCGTTGCGTCCCGTGCGCTCACGAATGTTGGCGATGCTTTCTGCGGCCGCGATCAGATCGGCGAGCGCTTCCTGCGTTTCGATATTATGACGAGTCGAATCCGGCTCATAGCGCTCGATATAGACGCGCAGGGTTGCGCCAGACGTGCCGGTGCCGGAAAGTCGGAAGACGACGCGGGAGCCGCCCTGGAAAAGGACGCGAATACCCTGATGTTCGCTGACCGACTTGTCGACCGGATCGTGATAGGCGAAATCGTCAGCCTTCTCGACGGTCAGATCGCCAAACGTCTTGCCGGGCAGGGTGGAAAGCTGGCTGCGCAGATTGTCGACCAGGCCGTTTGCGGCATCGCTGTCGACGCCTTCATAGTCATGGCGGGAATAGTAGTTGCGGCCATAGGTCTGCCAGTGCTGGGTAACGATTTCCTGCACGCTTTCGCCACGTACGGCAAGGACGTTCAGCCACAACAGCACGGCCCAGAGGCCATCCTTTTCGCGGACATGGTTGGATCCGGTACCGGCGCTCTCTTCACCGCAGATCGTCGCCATGCCTGCGTCGAGCAAGTTGCCGAAGAATTTCCAGCCGGTTGGGGTCTCGTAAATACCGATGCCGCGCTTTTCAGCCACCCGGTCAGCGGCGCCCGATGTCGGCATGGAGCGGGCAATGCCGGCGAGGCCGCCGGAATAGCCGGGCGCCAGGTTGGCGTTGGCCGCGAGGATTGCAAGGCTGTCGGACGGGGTGACGAAAATGCCGCGGCCGATGATGAGATTGCGATCGCCGTCGCCGTCGGATGCAGCGCCGAAATCGGGCGCATCCTCACCCATCATCTCGTCGTAGAGCTCCTTGGCATGAACGAGGTTCGGATCCGGATGATGGCCGCCGAAATCCGGCAGCGGCATGAAATTGCGAACGGAGCCCGAGGGGGCGCCGAGACGGTTCTCGAAGATTTCCTTGGCATAGGGGCCGGTCACGGCGCTCATGGCATCGAAGGCGATGCGAAAACCAAGGCTGATGAGATTGCGGATCGCGCCGAAATCGAAGAGTTCTTCCATCAGCGCGGCATAGTCCTCGACCGGGTCGATGACCGAGAGGATCATGCCACCCGGCAGCTCTTCCTTGCCGATGCGGTCGATATTGACGTCGGCGAAGTCGGCGATCTTGTAGCTCTCAATCGCCCTGGAGCGGGCAAAGATCGCGTCGGTAATCTTTTCCGGTGCCGGACCGCCATTGTTGACATTGTACTTGATGCCGAAATCTTCGGTCGGGCCGCCGGGGTTATGGCTGGCCGAGAGAATGATGCCGCCAAAGGCCTTGTACTTGCGGATGACGTGAGAGGCTGCCGGCGTCGAAAGAATACCGCCCTTGCCGACCATGACCTTGCCGAAGCCATTGGCAGCGGCCATCTTGATCGCCTTCTGGATGACTTCGCGATTGTAGTAGCGTCCGTCGCCGCCGATGACCAGGCACTTGCCCTGATAGCCTTCCAGCGAATCGAAGATCGACTGGATGAAGTTCTCCGCATAGTTCGGCTGCTGGAAGACGGGAACCTTCTTGCGCAGACCCGAAGTGCCGGGTTTCTGGTCCTGATAGGGCGTGGAGGGAACGGACTTGATCATTTTAGTTCACATGCCTTTCGAGACGAGGCTTGAATACAGGGCAACATAACGTTCGGCGCTCTTCTCCCAAGAGACATCCGACTTCATGCCCTGCTTTTGCAACTGGGTCCAGACTTTTTGATCCGCGTAAAGGTGCATGGCGCGGCGCAGTGCCTGTAGCATGCTTTCTTCGTTTACAGGCGCGAATTGTATGCCTGTCGCCACCTTTGCCGCAAGTGCGGCATGATTGGCATCGATCACGGTATCGTTGAGACCGCCGGTGCGCGCCACGATCGGGACGCAGCCGTAACGCAGGCCATAGAGCTGGGTGAGACCGCAAGGCTCGAACCGCGACGGAATGATGATGGCGTCGCAGCCCGCCTGCATGAGGTGCGACATCGGCTCGTTGTAGCCGATGGAAACGCCGATGCGGCCGGGGTTGCGGTTGGCGGCTGCCAGCAGCGCGCCTTCGAGTGCCGCCTCGCCGGATCCGAGCACGACGAGCTTGCCGCCGAGCGCGACGATCCTATCTGCAGTGCTTGCGACAAGGTCCATGCCTTTTTGCCAGGTCAGCCGGCTGATGACACAGAAGATCGGCGCGTCGTCATGGTCGAGATGGAAGAATTCCTCGATCGACCTGCGGTTCTCCAGACGGTTTTTCAGCGTCGTCGGGCCGTAATGCGTGTGGACGACCGGATCAGTCGCCGGGTTCCAGATGTCAGCATCGATGCCATTGACGATGCCATGCAGCACGTCGCGGCGGCTGGCGATGACGCCTTCGAGACCCATGCCAAATTCGGGAGTGAGAATCTCGTCGGCATAGGAGGGACTGACGGTGGTGATGGCGGAGGCGGTCTGCAGGCCGCCCTTCAGGAAGCCGACAGTGCCGTAATATTCGATGCTTTCGGTGGCAAAGGCATGGGGCGGCAGACGCAGGCCGGGGAAGATATCGGCGCCGAACTGGCCCTGGAAGGCGATGTTGTGGATCGTCAGGATGCTCGGCAGTTCAGGCGTCGGATAATAGCGCATATAGACCGGCACCATGGCGGCCTGCCAGTCATGGGCATGCACGAGATCCGGCCACCAGCCAGGCAACAGGCCCGCGGCGATTTCGGAGCCAGCCAGCGAAAGAGCGGCAAAACGGCGCCAGTTATCCGGGTGATCCTTGCCGGTCGTATCGAGATAGGGACCACCCGGGCGGTCGTAATAGGCGGGAGCGTCGAGCACGAGGATATCGAGACCCTGATGCTCCACCTCCAGCACTCTTGCCGGCTGGCCGAGCAAATCCGGAAACTCCAGCCGGACCACCGGATTCTGCAGCATCCTCATGACGCTGGAATATCCGGGCATGAGGGTCTTGGTTTCAACGCCGAAGGATTTGAGGGCTATTGGCAGGGCGCCTGCCACATCGGCAAGGCCCCCTGTCTTGATCAAAGGGAAGACTTCGGACGAAACCGAAAGAACTTTCATAAGTCAGATATCCAGCTTGTCGATCATCGGTTGCGTGATCAGGCAAATGCCGCTTTCGGTCCGTCTGAAGCGCCGCGCGTCAAGTTCCGGATCTTCGCCGACCACAAGACCTTCGGGGATGACAACGCCATGGTCGATCACAACATCCTTGAGCTGCGCACGCCGACCGATTTTTACGTTCGGCAGGATGACTGCTCCATCGAGCTTGGAGAAGGAGTTGGCTCTAACACCAGTGAAGAGAAGGCTTCGGTTGAGGCTTGCACCCGAGATGATGCAGTCGCCGGCAACGACGGATGATGTTGCCGAACCGCGGCGATCTTCGTCATCATGGACGAATTTCGCCGGTGGCGTGATCTCGGCATAGGTCCAGATTGGCCAGGACTTGTCGTATATATCAAGGGCAGGGACGATCGCCGTCAGGTCGATATTGGCCTGCCAGTAGGCGTCGATCGT encodes the following:
- a CDS encoding alpha-D-glucose phosphate-specific phosphoglucomutase, yielding MIKSVPSTPYQDQKPGTSGLRKKVPVFQQPNYAENFIQSIFDSLEGYQGKCLVIGGDGRYYNREVIQKAIKMAAANGFGKVMVGKGGILSTPAASHVIRKYKAFGGIILSASHNPGGPTEDFGIKYNVNNGGPAPEKITDAIFARSRAIESYKIADFADVNIDRIGKEELPGGMILSVIDPVEDYAALMEELFDFGAIRNLISLGFRIAFDAMSAVTGPYAKEIFENRLGAPSGSVRNFMPLPDFGGHHPDPNLVHAKELYDEMMGEDAPDFGAASDGDGDRNLIIGRGIFVTPSDSLAILAANANLAPGYSGGLAGIARSMPTSGAADRVAEKRGIGIYETPTGWKFFGNLLDAGMATICGEESAGTGSNHVREKDGLWAVLLWLNVLAVRGESVQEIVTQHWQTYGRNYYSRHDYEGVDSDAANGLVDNLRSQLSTLPGKTFGDLTVEKADDFAYHDPVDKSVSEHQGIRVLFQGGSRVVFRLSGTGTSGATLRVYIERYEPDSTRHNIETQEALADLIAAAESIANIRERTGRNEPTVIT
- the glgX gene encoding glycogen debranching protein GlgX translates to MGGNSSAQGGAIVFETGVEFSVWSHHAAQIDLCLFDDDGKEYARLPMARDSDHVFRLFVDGVKEGARYGYRADGIYAPDNGLWFDPSKLLIDPYAKAVDGPFRYDLRLGIFGEDTQHLMPKSVVTKDAPVKIRKPLFKPGGFIYEVAVKPFTILHPDVPEAQRGTVAALAHPSVVAHLKRIGVDAVELMPITAWIDERHLPPLGLTNGWGYNPVAFMALDPRIVPGGIAELNETVAKLHEEGIAVILDLVFNHTGESDRYGTTLSLRGIDNLSYYRHVVDRPSVLVNDTGTGNTVACDHPYVQRLIIDSLRHFVRSAGVDGFRFDLAPVLGRTANGFDRNGTLAAILADDLLGDRIMIAEPWDIGPSGYQLGNFPTPFLEWNDRARDDIRCYWRGDGWKTGSLATVLAGSSNIFSANGQTETRSVNFLAAHDGFTLMDLVSYNDKHNEANGENNRDGHNENHSWNNGVEGETAYPVIRERRKADVMALISTLFASRGSVMLTAGDEGGRTQHGNNNAYCQDNEITWVDWKLLDEDLIAHTAFVATLRRRFSVFSDLTFFSGNGDVEWISLSGEPMTIDEWETPSFSTLGMVLATGDRSNRKQTRLAVLFNRSEQHQLFTLPSAGETNWRQLLPDGARKVGGRATIEPRSVAFFVEN
- the glgA gene encoding glycogen synthase GlgA, with the protein product MKVLSVSSEVFPLIKTGGLADVAGALPIALKSFGVETKTLMPGYSSVMRMLQNPVVRLEFPDLLGQPARVLEVEHQGLDILVLDAPAYYDRPGGPYLDTTGKDHPDNWRRFAALSLAGSEIAAGLLPGWWPDLVHAHDWQAAMVPVYMRYYPTPELPSILTIHNIAFQGQFGADIFPGLRLPPHAFATESIEYYGTVGFLKGGLQTASAITTVSPSYADEILTPEFGMGLEGVIASRRDVLHGIVNGIDADIWNPATDPVVHTHYGPTTLKNRLENRRSIEEFFHLDHDDAPIFCVISRLTWQKGMDLVASTADRIVALGGKLVVLGSGEAALEGALLAAANRNPGRIGVSIGYNEPMSHLMQAGCDAIIIPSRFEPCGLTQLYGLRYGCVPIVARTGGLNDTVIDANHAALAAKVATGIQFAPVNEESMLQALRRAMHLYADQKVWTQLQKQGMKSDVSWEKSAERYVALYSSLVSKGM